A genome region from Deltaproteobacteria bacterium includes the following:
- a CDS encoding GHKL domain-containing protein, translating into MEERTYKKLWRKIILTTLGFSLIPLFTLGFTIYYQFSVSYSAKIFENLKTLVENRRSSIDLFFDERVSQLVTIAHTHSLKQLSDEAYLNKVFNTMQTRSKSYIDIGIIDQSGNHLAYIGPYPELKGVNYQKEDWFQSAMSGGVYISDVFLGFRKFPHFIIAVMTREGDKSWILRATINSEIIDQIVRAAQTGKKGDAFIINKRNILQTAPRFSGEIFGHPKSPDFSKSIETQVEELRIDREKGLFAATQISTTKWILVIKEDPREQLTPLLKARFIAASLFLAGILVIVLGTLLTTRAMMNQLIQVDRQKAISEDLMIQSSKMAALGKMAAGIAHEINNPLAVIGEKAGWIKDLLSEEDITGNTNYQEFEDAVRKIEYHVDRAKKVTHRLLGFARRMEPRQEKVDINKTLNETVDFLENESRFRNIDIQIDPQPDLPETTSDSSQLQQVFLNIINNAIDAISKNGEIRIKTRYHSKNNEVRIEISDNGPGIPKEDIDKIFDPFYTTKEVGQGTGLGLSIVYSIIEQLGGRIMVASELGLGTTFTIYLPIK; encoded by the coding sequence GTGGAAGAGCGCACCTATAAAAAATTATGGCGGAAAATTATTCTGACGACCCTCGGTTTTTCGCTGATCCCGCTTTTTACCTTGGGGTTTACCATATATTACCAGTTCAGCGTCTCCTACTCAGCCAAGATTTTTGAAAATTTAAAAACCTTAGTCGAAAATCGGCGCAGCTCCATCGATCTTTTTTTTGACGAGCGGGTTTCCCAACTCGTCACCATTGCCCATACCCATTCCCTAAAACAATTGAGCGACGAGGCGTACTTAAACAAGGTATTTAATACCATGCAGACCCGTTCCAAATCCTATATTGATATTGGAATCATTGATCAGTCCGGTAATCATCTGGCTTATATCGGTCCTTATCCGGAACTGAAAGGGGTCAATTACCAAAAAGAAGACTGGTTTCAATCCGCCATGTCCGGAGGGGTTTACATCAGTGATGTCTTTTTAGGGTTCAGAAAATTTCCCCATTTTATTATTGCCGTCATGACTCGCGAAGGGGACAAAAGCTGGATCCTTCGGGCGACCATCAATTCCGAAATCATAGACCAGATCGTCCGGGCGGCCCAAACCGGTAAAAAGGGGGATGCCTTCATTATTAATAAGAGGAATATCTTGCAGACCGCCCCGCGTTTTTCCGGTGAAATATTCGGGCACCCGAAATCCCCGGATTTTTCCAAATCCATTGAAACCCAGGTCGAAGAACTCCGGATTGATCGAGAAAAGGGGCTCTTTGCCGCTACCCAGATCAGTACAACCAAATGGATATTGGTCATTAAAGAAGATCCTCGGGAACAATTAACCCCCTTGCTTAAGGCGAGGTTTATTGCAGCCTCTCTGTTTCTGGCCGGCATTCTGGTTATCGTCCTCGGAACCCTTTTGACCACCCGGGCCATGATGAATCAGTTGATTCAAGTGGATCGGCAAAAGGCCATCAGTGAGGATTTAATGATCCAATCCAGTAAAATGGCCGCCCTGGGGAAAATGGCCGCCGGGATTGCCCATGAGATCAATAACCCCTTAGCCGTGATCGGAGAGAAGGCCGGCTGGATCAAAGACCTTCTTTCGGAAGAGGATATTACCGGGAATACAAATTATCAAGAGTTTGAAGATGCGGTCCGCAAGATCGAATACCATGTCGATCGTGCCAAAAAGGTTACCCATCGTCTCCTGGGTTTTGCCAGACGTATGGAACCCCGTCAGGAAAAAGTGGATATTAATAAAACCTTAAACGAGACCGTGGATTTCCTGGAGAATGAATCGCGGTTTCGAAATATTGATATTCAAATAGACCCCCAACCGGATCTTCCGGAGACCACCAGCGACTCCTCTCAGTTGCAACAGGTCTTTCTAAATATCATTAACAATGCCATTGATGCCATTTCCAAAAATGGTGAAATCCGCATTAAGACCAGATATCATTCAAAAAACAATGAAGTCCGGATTGAAATTTCCGATAACGGTCCGGGGATTCCCAAGGAAGATATCGATAAGATCTTTGACCCTTTTTATACCACGAAGGAGGTCGGCCAAGGCACGGGATTGGGACTGTCCATTGTCTACAGCATTATTGAACAATTGGGGGGCCGGATTATGGTGGCCAGTGAACTGGGCCTGGGAACCACCTTTACCATATATTTGCCCATTAAATAG
- a CDS encoding response regulator: MPESFNVLIVDDEDDFRETLVKRFKKRNLNVFGAESGQTALDLMNAHLFDVVILDVKMPGMNGLDTLREMKKKNPLMEVILLTGHASMESGVEGMHLGAFDYVMKPVNIDDLLEMIRQAYERKLIHEENNRGRGH, encoded by the coding sequence ATGCCCGAATCATTTAATGTCCTGATCGTGGATGACGAAGACGATTTTCGAGAAACCCTGGTGAAACGGTTTAAAAAACGTAACCTGAATGTCTTCGGGGCGGAAAGCGGTCAAACGGCCCTTGATCTCATGAACGCCCACCTTTTTGATGTCGTGATCCTGGATGTTAAAATGCCGGGCATGAATGGGCTTGATACCCTTCGGGAAATGAAAAAGAAAAACCCCTTGATGGAGGTGATTCTATTAACCGGTCACGCCTCCATGGAGTCCGGCGTGGAAGGGATGCATTTGGGGGCCTTTGATTATGTCATGAAGCCGGTGAATATCGACGATCTGCTGGAGATGATCCGCCAGGCCTATGAAAGAAAATTGATCCATGAAGAAAACAATAGGGGTAGGGGGCATTAA
- a CDS encoding septal ring lytic transglycosylase RlpA family protein, whose amino-acid sequence MTAPMEIDHIHNRIEKFDPGTRIEPSSRKSSGKNFSEVLKSSLGTDSATGEPVKDEPIEYIVKPGDTLWKIGKHLFKKNPYQIARDNGLSNPNLILPGQKLLIYPSRSKAIELKINGEVTASWYGAEHHNKITASGERFDMYKNTLAHKTLPLGTKVRLVNPENGKIAEGLVNDRGPYIKGREVDVSYALAKQLGFVKKGITKLNVEVI is encoded by the coding sequence ATGACAGCGCCTATGGAAATAGACCATATCCATAATAGGATCGAGAAGTTCGATCCCGGAACCAGGATCGAACCTTCCTCCCGGAAGTCTTCTGGAAAAAATTTTTCCGAGGTATTAAAATCCAGTTTAGGGACAGACTCGGCAACCGGGGAACCAGTCAAAGATGAACCGATTGAATATATCGTTAAACCGGGAGACACCCTTTGGAAAATCGGGAAGCATCTATTTAAAAAGAACCCTTATCAGATTGCCAGAGATAACGGTCTTTCCAATCCCAATCTGATTCTGCCCGGCCAAAAACTTCTGATTTACCCTTCTCGCTCCAAGGCGATTGAATTAAAAATAAACGGGGAAGTGACGGCCAGTTGGTATGGCGCGGAACATCACAACAAAATCACCGCCAGCGGGGAACGGTTCGATATGTACAAGAACACCCTGGCCCATAAAACCCTGCCATTAGGGACCAAGGTGCGGCTGGTTAACCCTGAAAATGGAAAAATTGCCGAAGGCCTGGTCAATGACCGGGGTCCCTATATCAAGGGACGGGAGGTGGATGTCTCCTATGCCCTGGCCAAGCAGCTCGGCTTCGTTAAAAAAGGAATTACCAAACTGAACGTGGAAGTGATATAG